The genomic region AGGTACAAAAGAAGATCCGCTTCGAAACCGAACGGATTCCGAGCGCCCGGGAAGCGGTGAACATCGCCTCGGCCGTCATCGCCGGGATGCGCTCCGAACTGGACGCGTCGTACCGGATCACCGGCGTGGGCATGGCCGTGCCCGGCCTGGTGAACCGCGACGACGGTCTCGTGCGGCACGCGCCGCACCTGGGCTGGCGCAATGAGCCGGTCGCCCGGATGCTGAGCGAAGCCACCGGCTACCCGTGCCAGGCCGCCAACGACGCCTCCCTGGGCGCCGAGGCCGAGCTGATTTTCGGTGCCGGCGCCGGCCAGGGGAACCTGATCTATCTCAACGGCGGCGCCAGCGGCATTGGCGGCGGGATCATCGCCGACGGACACCTGCTCCGGGGCGCCTCCGGCTACGCCGGGGAACTCGGCCACACCTTCGTCCGCTCCGGAGGCACCACCTGCCACTGCGGCGCCACGGGCTGCCTGGAAACCGAAGTCTCCCAGTCCCGCCTCCTGGGGCTGGCCGGTCTGAGCAGCGGCGACACCGCCGACCTTGAACAGGCCCTCGGCACCAGCAACAGTGCCGAGGTCAACGACGAAGTCGCCCGCCAGCTCATGTATCTGGGCATCGCCCTGCGCAATGCCGTGAATATCTTCAACCCCGAGGCAATCGTCCTCGACGGATTCCTCGGGACGCTGCACGCCCTCGCCCCGGCGTCGCTGGGCGGAATGCTGCTGTCCGAAGCCATGGACGGCCCCGCCGGCCAGGTCAAGATCTACCGTGCGGCGCTCGGTTCCGATCTGATGATGATCGGGGCCGCGGAGCTAGCCTTCGCGCAGTTCCTGGCCGATCCGGCCGGCCTTGGCACTATCACCGGCACCTCTGCAGGCACCGCGCCCGCCCCCACGACACAGACAGGCTGACCGTGCTGAACAAAACCGTGCAGGACCAGACCCTGCAGAACGAGACCCCGCAGAACGAAACCCTGCAGGACCAGAGCATTTCGCCGATGGGCGAGAACTTTGAACTTCACGCCACGCTCGGAGGCCGCCGCCAAAGGGCAGTCGTGACGGAAATCGCCGCCAGCCTGCGCGCCCTCGAAATCGACGGCATCGCCCTCCTGCAGGACTACCCCGCCGAGTCCGGGCCGCCGTCGTGCGCCGGCTGGGTCCTCGTCCCGTGGCCCAACCGGGTGGCCGACGGCCAGTGGACCTACGACGGCGATCCGCAGCAGCTGGACATCACGGAACCGGGCAACGGCAATGCCCTGCACGGGCTGCTGTTCGACGCCTCGTACACCGTCACGCACCGAACGCCGGACAGTATCACGCTCGCTGCCGATGTCACGCCTGCCCGGGGTTACCCCTTCGAACTCGCCACGGCGGTCCGCTACCAGCTCACAGAGGACGGGCTTCGTGTCACCCACAGCCTGACCAATACGGGCAGCCGGGCTGCCCCGGCCGCAGTCGGAGCGCACCCCTTCCTCAAGCTGGGCGCTGTGCCGACGGAAGACCTGACGCTCGTCATCAATGCGGACACCCATATCGAGGTCGATAACCGGCTGAACCCGACGGGCGCCACGGCAGATGTTCACGGGACCCGGCACGATTTCAGGACCGGCCAACGAGTCGGCGCCGTCGCCCTCGACGATGCGTGGAGTAACGTCCGCCGGGAACCGGACGGCAGCTCGCTGCACTATCTTCAAGCCCCGGACGGCAGCCAGGTGCAACTGTTCATGGACGCGTCCTTCGGCTACATTCAGGCTTTCACCACCCGCGTCTTCCCCACCGACGGCGGCCCGGTCACGGCAGTGGCCGTGGAACCGATGACGGCCCCTGCCGATGCCCTCAACAGCGGCGAAGGCCTGCGCTGGCTGGCCCCCGGCGAGACGTGGAGACTTAGCTGGGGTATCCGCTACCGGCTGCCCTGAGCCGGGAGCACGGCCCGTTACCCGCGTCCCGGGTCGCGGTCGGGCGCATCCCTGCCGAACCAGGCGCTCACCAGCAGCCACACGGACCACACCAGGATCAGGACGATGCCCGAGAGCGTGGGAATTGTGTTCGCCGGGGAGAAGCCTTCCGCCCCGGTGATCCAGCCCTGCGCCAGGTAGGCCAGCCCGGACAATGCCATGAGGTACCCGACCAGCCGGGAAACACGGCGCGCCCCGATGACCACGGCACCGGTCAGGATCAGCGCCGCGCCCAACACGAAGCTCTGGTAGCTGCGCATGCCCCACTCCAGCCAGCGGATGCCCTCGGCGGCGGCAAACCGGGCTGCCTTCTCCGGTTCCGCGGCGGCAGCCCAGGCATCCACGGCGTGCTTGAGGGCAACTCCGTCGACGGCTTGGAGCGCGGCATACAGTGCCAGCGCCGCGACGGCCGCCACCGCGCCGAAGCGGGCCGTCCAGGCCATGGCCCCGTCCGGTGCCTTCAGGACCACCAGCAGGACCAGCAGCCCGGCAATGAGAAGCGCCATGCCGGCGAACTGGCCCAAGTGGACCGCCGTCCAGATGCCACTCCGGGCGTACTCCGCGAAGGTCGCCGGGTGGTCGTTGGCGCTGGCGGTATCGGCATGAAGCAGCCCGGCCGCCACGGACACCGCGAAGCCGGCAAATGCCAGGGTGGCGGCGAGGCGCAACGGCGCACGGGGTGGCGGCAGGTGCCCCGGTCCGGCCGACGGCCGCGGACCGTGATCTGTTCCGAACTTCTTCATGACATGGCCTTCGTGCCGACATGCAGGTGCGCGATGTGCGCGTCTGGTTGCTGAACCCTCAAGCGCAGGCTACGCCGGTTGTGCCCGCAGAGCCACGGCATATTTCAGCGCCCACATTGTCAGGCTCGGCAAGCCCGGCCTATTGGCGGCTTTGCATGTCCTTGGCCGGAATCTCCTGGATCACCCAGCGGTTGCCGTCGGGATCGCTGAAATACGCGAAGGCAAACCCGCCCATGTCCTGTGCCTCACTGACGGGCGCGCCTCGTAGGAGCAGCTCGCTCCGGGCGGCATCCATGTCCGGGACAACCAGCTGGAGGCCTTCCAGGCTGCCGGGGACCATGCTGGTCATCCCGGTTCCGATGACAATGGAGGTTGCTGAACCGGGCGGGGTGAGCTGGACGACCCGCATTCCGGGGATGTGTTTGACGTCGTGATCCAGCACGAAGCCGAGCTTGTCGGTGTAGAAGGCCTTGGCCCGGTCCACGTCGGAGACGGGTACCTGGACGACCTCGAGGCGGAGTTCCATGTCCGTTACCCTACGGCACAACCCGGCACCTGAGGCCAGGGTTTCGTCGATCGTCCGGCCCTCGTTCGCAGGTCGACGGCTCAAGCCCGGGCTCTCTGGTCGAGGGGGATGTTCGCGTCAACCGGCTGAGTCGTGCCCCAGACACCTGCCAGGGTCCGATGCGTCCGGGCAGTCAGTGCGCCCTGGTGAAGTTGTTCAGGGCGTAATCGAGGACGGCTGAGAAGTCGTCCGCTTCTACGGCATCCACATAGCGGGCATGGGGCAGCGGGTCGCACCTGAAAGTGACGGGTCGGCCGAGGTACGGCGTCCAGATGGTTGCCACCGGCTGTCCATAGTTATCCAGGGCTACCCACTCGCCGGGCCCTGTCCTGCGGGCTTGTCCCAGGTGCGCCGTGGCCGGGCTGGTGAAATGATCTTGGGACGGGTGGAATGCCGTCATTTCTATGACTCCGTTCTTGGTCTGGCTGACTGTTTTTGCCGTCCACAGGGCCGCCTACGTCCACCGGCCCGCCGTCGGTGGGACTACACGCCTGTGGTGGTCCTCGTGGTCGATGCAAGAAGTTCCCGGACCGCGGCGGCCCCGGCGTCGGAGGAGAAGTCGGAACTCAGTCCTACGACGCTGACCCCGGCGGACAGGTAGGTGCCGGCCGTTGCTGCTTTCATACCGCCCGTGGCCACGAAGTGCACGTCCGGGAACGGCCCCTTCATGGCCTTGACCCAGTCGGGACCGAGAACCGAGGCGGGGAACGCTTTGAGCCAGGCAAGGCCGAAGGCCCGCGCACGGAGTATCTCGCTCGCGGTGGCCACGCCCGGGAGGTGCGGGATGCCACGGCGGATGCTCTCTTGGATGATTCCTTCATCCAAGCCTGGGGAAACCGTGAAAGACGCGTTGGCCGAAGCTGCGGCGTCCAGTTGCTCGATTCGGACAATGGTTCCGGCGCCCACAGCTGCGCCGCGTTCCGCCGCGGCCCTCGCGACGGCGGCAAGCGCGGGGACAGCTTCAGGTGTTTCGATCGTGACTTCGACGTGCTGCACACCGGCGTCCCAGGCCCTGCTGGCGGAGCGGACTGCTTCGGCCGGTGTCAGGCCACGGAGCACGGCAATGACGGGTACCCGGAAGAAGTCGTCGGCAAACCAGTCGTTCAGCAGTGTGTGTTCCAAGGTGTTCTCTTTCTGTGGTGTTGCCAGATGGTGCGGCGGCGTGAAGTTCCCCTCGCGGGTAGCCCGGTGCCGTCAGCCCACGCTTGTGTGACGCTGCCCGGCGTCGTCGTTGCGGGGTCTGGTTCCGTGCCCGGGCCGGAAGTCGGCACGGGTGCCCAGGGTCCATGCAGCAAGAGAATGCCCCAGGCCCAGCCTGTCCTCAGGTTTGTCCCCGCGAAGAAGCCCGGCCAGATAGCCGGCCGCGAACGCGTCGCCCGCGCCCACAGGCTCGACGACGTCGACGCGGCGGGCCGGCATCCGATAGGCGCTCTCGCCCACGCCCTGTTCCCGGACAAATTCGACCGCCTCGCTTGCCGCGTCCTTGACGACCAGATGACGGGGGCCGGGAAGGAGGACCGAAACCTGTTCGGCGGTGGTGCAGCCCCATAAGGTTTCTGCTTCATCCAGCCCCACGAGGACCACTGTTGCCCTGCCGGCCAGCTCCAAAAGACGCGGTCCGGCGACGTCGACGCCCCACAGGGCGGGGCGGTAGTTGACGTCGAAGGAGACCCTGTAGCCCTTCGCGCTGGCCTGGGCGAGGAGGTGCGCCGTCAGCGCCGCGCAGCTGGCGGACAGTGCGGCGTTGATGCCGCTGGTGTGGATCCAGCCGGTCTGCTCGAGCGGCCATCCGCCGGAATCCTCCGGCGCCATGGCCGAGGCCGCCGACCCGGCCCGGTAGTAAAGCGTCCTGGCACCGTGGCCCAGATCGGGGTCCTTGAAGTACACGCCCGTGGGGGCGGTGCTGTCGCGGGCGACCAGGCTGACGTCGACGCCCCGGGCGGCCAGGCCGTCCGCGATCCGGTCACCGAACGGGTCCTGGCCGAGGCGGCTGGCCCATCCGGTGCTGTACCCGAATTCGGCCAGATGCGCAGCGACGTTGGACTCTGCTCCGCCGAAGCCCAGCAGGCATTCCCCGGCCCGGCTGAGGGGTTCGGCTTTCGCGGGAGTAATCACGGCCATGGTTTCTCCCACGCAGAGCACGTCCAGGCTCATTTGACGGCTCCTGCGGTGAGGCCGCTGACGAAGAACCTGCCCAGGACGAGGTAGAGCAGGACCGTGGGGGCTGCGACCAGCACTGCGCCGGCCATCAGCTCGGAGTAGTCAACGGTGGTTGTTCCGATGAGGTTGTTCAGGGTCACTGTGGCAGGCCACGCGGCCGGGGAAGCGAGGATGAAGCCGAAGAGAAAGTCATTCCAGATGTTGGTGCACTGGAAGATGCCCGCCACGACGAAGCCCGGCACGGAAAGCGGGAGCATCACGCGAAAATACGTTTGCCAGATCCCGGCGCCGTCGATGGATGCCGCTTCGATGATGGCGTTGGGAATGCCCTCGTAGTAGTTGCGGAAGATCAGGGTCGTGATCGGAATGCCGTAGATGATGTGGACCAGGATCAGCCCGAACAGACTGCCCTGCAGGTGCAGCATGTTCAGGAACTGGAAGACCGGGATGATGACGGCCTGGAACGGGATGAACATGCCCACCAGCAGAACTGTGAAAAGGGCGTTTGACCCTCTGAACGGGAACTTGGACAGGATGTATCCGTTGATCGATCCCAG from Arthrobacter sp. NicSoilB8 harbors:
- a CDS encoding ROK family protein; this encodes MMPPRTPASAPAGEPDPSRRNNLSLLTSLVHHHGVLSRAQLTRHTGLNRSTVGTLIGQLISLGVVYETAPAGEGQVGRPSPEVHPSPSIAALAVNPEVDAVTIGLVSLGGKVQKKIRFETERIPSAREAVNIASAVIAGMRSELDASYRITGVGMAVPGLVNRDDGLVRHAPHLGWRNEPVARMLSEATGYPCQAANDASLGAEAELIFGAGAGQGNLIYLNGGASGIGGGIIADGHLLRGASGYAGELGHTFVRSGGTTCHCGATGCLETEVSQSRLLGLAGLSSGDTADLEQALGTSNSAEVNDEVARQLMYLGIALRNAVNIFNPEAIVLDGFLGTLHALAPASLGGMLLSEAMDGPAGQVKIYRAALGSDLMMIGAAELAFAQFLADPAGLGTITGTSAGTAPAPTTQTG
- a CDS encoding bifunctional 4-hydroxy-2-oxoglutarate aldolase/2-dehydro-3-deoxy-phosphogluconate aldolase, giving the protein MEHTLLNDWFADDFFRVPVIAVLRGLTPAEAVRSASRAWDAGVQHVEVTIETPEAVPALAAVARAAAERGAAVGAGTIVRIEQLDAAASANASFTVSPGLDEGIIQESIRRGIPHLPGVATASEILRARAFGLAWLKAFPASVLGPDWVKAMKGPFPDVHFVATGGMKAATAGTYLSAGVSVVGLSSDFSSDAGAAAVRELLASTTRTTTGV
- a CDS encoding carbohydrate ABC transporter permease, producing the protein MAVETLEPTPSPTIRPTRGRQGKLAPKPRSWSIPKTAGGWIVLAVCSIATLGMLVPVYVIIVTALSGSTGAPNFFLAFPDAPSLDAFKGAWTKLHGSLANSLQITIPAALISCMLGSINGYILSKFPFRGSNALFTVLLVGMFIPFQAVIIPVFQFLNMLHLQGSLFGLILVHIIYGIPITTLIFRNYYEGIPNAIIEAASIDGAGIWQTYFRVMLPLSVPGFVVAGIFQCTNIWNDFLFGFILASPAAWPATVTLNNLIGTTTVDYSELMAGAVLVAAPTVLLYLVLGRFFVSGLTAGAVK
- a CDS encoding aldose 1-epimerase family protein, with the translated sequence MLNKTVQDQTLQNETPQNETLQDQSISPMGENFELHATLGGRRQRAVVTEIAASLRALEIDGIALLQDYPAESGPPSCAGWVLVPWPNRVADGQWTYDGDPQQLDITEPGNGNALHGLLFDASYTVTHRTPDSITLAADVTPARGYPFELATAVRYQLTEDGLRVTHSLTNTGSRAAPAAVGAHPFLKLGAVPTEDLTLVINADTHIEVDNRLNPTGATADVHGTRHDFRTGQRVGAVALDDAWSNVRREPDGSSLHYLQAPDGSQVQLFMDASFGYIQAFTTRVFPTDGGPVTAVAVEPMTAPADALNSGEGLRWLAPGETWRLSWGIRYRLP
- a CDS encoding sugar kinase, producing MSLDVLCVGETMAVITPAKAEPLSRAGECLLGFGGAESNVAAHLAEFGYSTGWASRLGQDPFGDRIADGLAARGVDVSLVARDSTAPTGVYFKDPDLGHGARTLYYRAGSAASAMAPEDSGGWPLEQTGWIHTSGINAALSASCAALTAHLLAQASAKGYRVSFDVNYRPALWGVDVAGPRLLELAGRATVVLVGLDEAETLWGCTTAEQVSVLLPGPRHLVVKDAASEAVEFVREQGVGESAYRMPARRVDVVEPVGAGDAFAAGYLAGLLRGDKPEDRLGLGHSLAAWTLGTRADFRPGHGTRPRNDDAGQRHTSVG
- a CDS encoding VOC family protein — its product is MELRLEVVQVPVSDVDRAKAFYTDKLGFVLDHDVKHIPGMRVVQLTPPGSATSIVIGTGMTSMVPGSLEGLQLVVPDMDAARSELLLRGAPVSEAQDMGGFAFAYFSDPDGNRWVIQEIPAKDMQSRQ
- a CDS encoding DUF4386 domain-containing protein, which encodes MKKFGTDHGPRPSAGPGHLPPPRAPLRLAATLAFAGFAVSVAAGLLHADTASANDHPATFAEYARSGIWTAVHLGQFAGMALLIAGLLVLLVVLKAPDGAMAWTARFGAVAAVAALALYAALQAVDGVALKHAVDAWAAAAEPEKAARFAAAEGIRWLEWGMRSYQSFVLGAALILTGAVVIGARRVSRLVGYLMALSGLAYLAQGWITGAEGFSPANTIPTLSGIVLILVWSVWLLVSAWFGRDAPDRDPGRG